TGAAAGCTTAGACAGGGTCTCATCTGATTTGATCAGAAAAATGCCTCCCCAGAATATGGATGCCGAACGTGCAGTCCTGGGCGGGGTTTTTTTATCAAATACTGTCCTGCACTCCATCATTGATATCCTCACTGAAGAAGATTTCTATTCACCGGCTCATCAGATAATTTTTCGCTGTTTTCTGGATCTTTACCGCCGCAGCATTCCAGTGGACCTTGTGACTATTCATGAAGAGCTGGAAAAGAGAGGTCAGCTGGATGCAGTTGGGGGAGCTGTTTACATTGCTTCACTTGGCGAATCTGTGGCTTCGGCTTCCAATGCAATCTATTACGCTGGGATTGTTAAGGAAAAGTCCATCCGCAGGCATTTAATCCGGGCAGCCACTGAAATTATTTCCGAAAGTTATGAGCCAGGCTCTGAGGTCGGTGATCTTTTGGATTCATCCGAGCAAAAAATATTCACCATAAGCGAAGCTAAAACAAAACAGGTGTTTCGTTCTTCAAAAGAACTGGTGACAGATGTTTTTGAGATGCTTAGCAGGCGCGTGGAAGATAAAAATCTTGTAACCGGGGTACCCACCGGTTATCATGCCTTAGATGAAATCACTGCAGGGTTACAGCCTACTGACCTGATCATTATAGCTGCCCGCCCAAGCATGGGTAAGACTGCTTTTGCCTTGAATGTAGCCATGCGAACAGCTGCCTCTCATGAAGTTCCTGTGGCAATTTTTTCTTTAGAAATGTCCATGGAACAATTAATGATGCGCATGCTATGCTCATTTGGAAAGGTTGATCTTAAAAGTCTTCGTACCGGTTACCTCACAGATGAAGACTGGACCAGACTTTCCCAGTCAGCAGATGTGCTTTCCAGAGCTCCACTATATATTGATGACACTCCGGCGCTTTCCTCTCTCGAGATGCGTGCCAGATGCAGGCGCCTGAAATCTGAAAAGAATCTGGGCATGGTTATTGTGGATTATCTCCAACTCATGCGTGCCGGCAGACGAATTGATTCAAGAGAACAGGAAATTTCTGAAATATCCCGGTCTCTCAAGGCTCTGGCCAAGGAGATAAATGTGCCAGTGGTGGCTCTTTCTCAGCTCAACCGCAAAGTTGAAGACAGGAAAGACAAGCGGCCTGTTCTATCAGACTTGCGTGAGTCCGGAGCCATTGAGCAGGATGCTGATGTCATACTTTTTCTATACCGTGATGATGCTTATAATCAGAAAGAGGACAATCCCAAGCAGGGAATGGCAGAGGTTATTATTGGCAAACAGAGAAATGGTCCGGTGGGTATGGTGGAGTTATCCTTTTTGAAGAAATTTACAGCTTTTGAAAATCTGGCTGACATTCCAGCACCATCAGAGAACATTGACGATGGCTACGCCTGAGTTCCCTTAATTGTTAATTGTTGAAGAACAAAAGCCTGAATTCGCTGCCTTACCCTGATAACAAATAACAATTAACAATTAACAAATAACAGATAACAGATAACTGGATTGCGGGTACAGCTCGCGTTAGACATCTTAAGTCTGTAAAAGTCCAATATAGCCAAGGGTTTGCACGATAACTATTGACTGCCCATATATTTATAGCGACAAGGAATTTATATGCAGTATTTTGACAAAGTTGAGTTTGCGGACAGAAGTGAAATAGAACAAATACAGTCCATCAGGCTCAAAAATACAGTTTATCAGGCCACTGCTTCGCAGTTTTATCGAAACAAGCTGGCCATGGCCGGGATAAAAGTAGGTGACATTAAGACGCATAATGATGCTTCTAAGCTGCCCTACACTGTCAAGGAGGATTTAAGATCCAGTTATCCTTATGGTCTGCTGACTCAGCCAGTGGACAAAATGGTCCGCCTGCATGCTTCATCTGGAACTACCGGGGCAGCAACGGTTATTTTTCATACTGAAAACGA
Above is a window of Desulfonatronovibrio magnus DNA encoding:
- the dnaB gene encoding replicative DNA helicase, coding for MPPQNMDAERAVLGGVFLSNTVLHSIIDILTEEDFYSPAHQIIFRCFLDLYRRSIPVDLVTIHEELEKRGQLDAVGGAVYIASLGESVASASNAIYYAGIVKEKSIRRHLIRAATEIISESYEPGSEVGDLLDSSEQKIFTISEAKTKQVFRSSKELVTDVFEMLSRRVEDKNLVTGVPTGYHALDEITAGLQPTDLIIIAARPSMGKTAFALNVAMRTAASHEVPVAIFSLEMSMEQLMMRMLCSFGKVDLKSLRTGYLTDEDWTRLSQSADVLSRAPLYIDDTPALSSLEMRARCRRLKSEKNLGMVIVDYLQLMRAGRRIDSREQEISEISRSLKALAKEINVPVVALSQLNRKVEDRKDKRPVLSDLRESGAIEQDADVILFLYRDDAYNQKEDNPKQGMAEVIIGKQRNGPVGMVELSFLKKFTAFENLADIPAPSENIDDGYA